One Solirubrobacter pauli DNA window includes the following coding sequences:
- a CDS encoding anti-sigma factor family protein, with product MIRCRELVELVTAYLDGVLPAQERERVDLHLAGCDGCTAYLAQIRATIAVLGRAGES from the coding sequence ATGATCCGCTGCCGGGAGCTCGTGGAGCTCGTCACGGCCTACCTCGACGGTGTGCTACCCGCACAGGAGCGCGAGCGCGTCGACCTGCATCTCGCCGGCTGCGACGGCTGTACGGCCTATCTGGCGCAGATCCGCGCCACGATCGCGGTGCTCGGGCGAGCCGGCGAAAGCTGA
- a CDS encoding homocysteine S-methyltransferase family protein, producing MRFRDRLPQAVGDDLFLTDGGIETVLIFHEGLDLPLFAAFDLLSDEAGTAALRAYYEPYVTLAAQVGAGFVAETPTWRAGPRWAGELGYGLDDLDRFNRRAVALMEELRDRHDRVVISGCVGPADDGYQPGERLSETAAEAYHSVQVGTFADTAADMVCAITMTYAEEAIGVTRAAVRAGLPVAISFTVETDGRLPSGQSLGEAIVHVDAATGAAPAYYMINCAHPTHFEAALDGPWVERVRGLRANASRLSHAELDAATELDAGDPQDLAARYAALAARLPRLNVLGGCCGTDHRHVAAIAGAWRT from the coding sequence ATGCGCTTTCGTGACCGGTTGCCGCAGGCCGTGGGCGACGACCTCTTCCTCACCGACGGCGGCATCGAGACCGTCCTGATCTTCCACGAAGGGCTCGACCTGCCGCTCTTCGCCGCCTTCGACCTGCTCTCCGACGAGGCGGGCACGGCGGCGCTGCGCGCCTACTACGAGCCGTACGTGACGCTCGCGGCGCAGGTCGGCGCGGGCTTCGTGGCCGAGACGCCGACGTGGCGGGCCGGCCCGCGCTGGGCGGGCGAGCTGGGCTACGGGCTCGACGACCTCGACCGCTTCAACCGCCGGGCGGTGGCGCTGATGGAGGAGCTGCGCGACCGGCACGACCGCGTGGTGATCAGCGGCTGCGTCGGCCCGGCGGACGACGGCTACCAGCCGGGCGAGCGCCTGTCGGAGACGGCGGCCGAGGCGTACCACAGCGTCCAGGTCGGCACGTTCGCCGACACGGCCGCGGACATGGTGTGCGCGATCACGATGACCTACGCCGAGGAGGCGATCGGCGTGACGCGCGCCGCCGTGCGCGCCGGGCTGCCGGTGGCGATCTCCTTCACGGTCGAGACCGACGGCCGCCTGCCCTCGGGGCAGTCGCTGGGGGAGGCGATCGTGCACGTCGACGCCGCCACGGGCGCCGCGCCCGCCTACTACATGATCAACTGCGCGCACCCGACGCACTTCGAGGCCGCGCTCGACGGCCCGTGGGTCGAGCGGGTACGCGGCCTGCGCGCCAACGCCTCACGGCTCAGCCACGCGGAGCTGGACGCCGCGACCGAGCTCGACGCGGGCGACCCGCAGGACCTCGCCGCCCGCTACGCGGCGTTGGCCGCGCGCCTGCCGCGGCTCAACGTCCTCGGCGGCTGCTGCGGCACCGATCACCGCCACGTCGCCGCGATCGCCGGCGCGTGGCGAACCTAA
- a CDS encoding adenylate kinase family protein: MSMRVLMLAPPGGGKGTQGTRLARTLGVEHISSGDLLRAAVAEDTPLGREVDGYLKRGELAPDAIVTEAIRPILATRENYVLDGFPRKLSQTEGVDFDVVVYLDVPDEVVTRRLLGRGRADDRPEVIAERLRHYAADTEPLVDYYQQRGVLLRVDGDRPEDEIAAELAEKLAAKA; this comes from the coding sequence ATGTCGATGAGAGTGCTGATGCTCGCGCCGCCCGGCGGCGGCAAGGGAACCCAGGGCACGCGCCTGGCCCGGACGTTGGGGGTCGAGCACATCTCGTCCGGCGACCTGCTGCGCGCCGCCGTCGCCGAGGACACGCCGCTCGGCCGCGAGGTCGACGGCTACCTCAAGCGCGGCGAGCTCGCACCTGATGCGATCGTCACCGAGGCCATCCGCCCCATCCTCGCCACCCGCGAGAACTACGTGCTGGACGGCTTCCCGCGCAAGCTCTCCCAGACCGAGGGCGTCGACTTCGACGTCGTCGTCTACCTCGACGTGCCCGACGAGGTCGTCACCCGGCGCCTGCTGGGCCGCGGCCGCGCCGACGACCGGCCGGAGGTGATCGCCGAGCGCCTGCGCCACTACGCGGCCGACACCGAGCCGCTCGTCGACTACTACCAGCAGCGGGGCGTCCTCCTGCGCGTCGACGGCGACCGTCCCGAGGACGAGATCGCCGCCGAGCTGGCCGAGAAGCTCGCCGCGAAGGCCTAG
- a CDS encoding LysR family transcriptional regulator, giving the protein MLDLKLLTTFREVAVRGSFSEAAAALDFTQPAVSQHISRLETALGTRVLERSARGVTLTPAGEVLVRHASALLESARRAEEAVRDAAGIGRAQVRVAAFNSAAAGLLPGATRELRKTRPDAELALQVMEDVPGIEALLAGRVDVALIVQSPLSPTAPRAGAEYLPICDDEMRVAVAADHPLATRASVTLEELRDEPWLITEVAGTCADSNVVLHAFRDAGYEPRVSFASEDYQALQGMAASGIGVALIPTLALVSSRSDVVVLPVRGRAPSRQVVAVARSGEENPLVDHMVEALRSAARALAGRPALAAVA; this is encoded by the coding sequence ATGCTCGATCTCAAGCTCCTCACCACCTTCCGTGAGGTCGCCGTGCGCGGGTCGTTCAGCGAGGCGGCCGCGGCACTCGACTTCACCCAGCCCGCGGTGTCCCAGCACATCTCGCGCCTGGAGACCGCGCTCGGCACGCGCGTGCTCGAGCGCAGCGCCCGCGGCGTGACGCTCACGCCGGCGGGGGAGGTGCTCGTGCGCCACGCGTCCGCGCTGCTCGAGTCGGCGCGCCGGGCGGAGGAGGCCGTGCGCGACGCGGCGGGCATCGGACGGGCGCAGGTGCGCGTGGCGGCGTTCAACTCCGCCGCGGCCGGGCTGCTCCCGGGCGCGACGCGCGAGCTGCGCAAGACCCGCCCGGATGCGGAGCTGGCGCTGCAGGTGATGGAGGACGTGCCGGGGATCGAGGCGCTGCTGGCCGGCCGCGTGGACGTCGCGCTGATCGTGCAGTCGCCCCTGTCGCCGACGGCGCCCCGGGCCGGCGCCGAGTACCTGCCGATCTGCGACGACGAGATGCGCGTGGCGGTCGCCGCCGACCATCCGCTGGCGACGCGCGCCTCGGTGACGCTCGAGGAGCTGCGCGACGAGCCGTGGCTGATCACCGAGGTCGCCGGCACGTGCGCCGACTCCAACGTGGTGCTGCACGCGTTCCGCGACGCCGGCTACGAGCCGCGCGTGAGCTTCGCGTCCGAGGACTACCAGGCGCTGCAGGGCATGGCCGCGTCGGGCATCGGCGTCGCGCTGATCCCGACGCTCGCGCTCGTGAGCTCCCGCTCGGACGTGGTCGTGCTGCCCGTGCGCGGGCGCGCGCCGTCCCGCCAGGTCGTCGCGGTGGCGCGCTCGGGCGAGGAGAACCCGCTCGTCGACCACATGGTCGAGGCGCTTCGGTCGGCGGCTCGGGCCCTGGCCGGGCGGCCCGCGCTGGCCGCGGTGGCCTAG
- a CDS encoding xanthine dehydrogenase family protein molybdopterin-binding subunit, protein MSSVNGSGEGHGASVKRVEDPPFLRGARPYTDDLRNADALYAVFVRSGIAHGTITNIDVSEAAAAPGVVGVYTAADLNLAPFPTAGPPVDTPEQMRRPVLASDRVRFIGEPVAVVVAETREQAVDAAQAVWVDYEDLPVVVDMTKALADDAPLLFPDAPNGNLAAAGPTGDDALADAEVRVSARLVNQRIAAVPMEPGAALAQPDPDTGGFILYTPSQGPHAYRDTICKSTGLDEDQLRVISTATGGGFGARIACYPEQIVVVALARTLGRAVRYVETRSETMLEMQHGRAQVQDIEIGGTRDGQVTGLKVRVIADAGAYPADAALMPMLTGLMSSGVYEIPKIDYHFDCVVTNTTPIGAYRGAGRPEATALVERAIDLFAAEIGMDPAEVRRKNFITEFPHQTVMGANYDSGEYHAALDKCLANAGYEALRADQAARRERGDVRQLGLGLCSYVEWTGFGSELGTVTVEEDGTVTVLSGTSSHGQGHETSYAQLVAGTLGIPMKDIKIVQSDTGRVKTGMGTAGSRSLQIGGTAVQNATDDVLDKAKRLAAHLLEADAGDIQVVHGEGLSVAGSPASAIAWAELARAAADPARRPEGFEDGLSAENTFATPDATYPYGTHLAVVEVDTETGMVDLVRHITVDDAGRIANPLLVEGQVHGGIAQGVAQALFEEIAFDEDGNNVTGSLASYAIPSAGDLPTFETERTQTPTPRNPLGAKGIGEAGAIGATPAVWNAVIDALSHLGVRNIDMPATPQRVWTAISEAAA, encoded by the coding sequence ATGTCGTCAGTGAACGGTTCGGGTGAGGGGCACGGAGCATCGGTCAAGCGGGTCGAGGATCCGCCGTTCCTGCGCGGCGCGCGCCCGTACACCGACGATCTCCGCAATGCCGACGCCCTGTACGCCGTGTTCGTGCGCTCGGGCATCGCCCACGGCACGATCACGAACATCGACGTCAGCGAGGCCGCGGCCGCGCCCGGCGTGGTCGGCGTCTACACGGCCGCGGACCTGAACCTGGCGCCCTTCCCGACCGCCGGGCCGCCCGTGGACACGCCGGAGCAGATGCGCCGCCCGGTGCTCGCGTCCGACCGCGTGCGCTTCATCGGCGAGCCGGTCGCGGTCGTCGTCGCCGAGACGCGCGAGCAGGCCGTCGACGCCGCGCAGGCGGTGTGGGTCGACTACGAGGACCTGCCCGTCGTCGTCGACATGACCAAGGCGCTGGCCGACGACGCGCCGCTCCTGTTCCCGGACGCGCCGAACGGCAACCTCGCCGCCGCCGGGCCGACCGGCGACGACGCGCTCGCGGACGCCGAGGTGCGCGTCAGCGCGCGGCTCGTCAACCAGCGGATCGCCGCCGTGCCGATGGAGCCGGGCGCCGCGCTCGCCCAGCCCGACCCGGACACGGGCGGCTTCATCCTCTACACGCCCAGCCAGGGCCCGCACGCCTACCGCGACACGATCTGCAAGTCGACGGGGCTCGACGAAGACCAGCTGCGCGTGATCTCGACCGCGACCGGCGGCGGCTTCGGCGCGCGCATCGCCTGCTATCCGGAGCAGATCGTCGTCGTCGCGCTCGCCCGCACCCTCGGCCGCGCGGTGCGCTACGTCGAGACGCGCTCGGAGACGATGCTGGAGATGCAGCACGGCCGCGCGCAGGTGCAGGACATTGAGATCGGCGGCACGCGCGACGGCCAGGTCACCGGGCTCAAGGTCCGCGTGATCGCGGACGCGGGCGCCTATCCGGCCGACGCGGCGCTGATGCCGATGCTGACCGGGCTGATGTCGAGCGGCGTCTACGAGATCCCGAAGATCGACTACCACTTCGACTGCGTGGTCACGAACACCACGCCGATCGGCGCCTACCGCGGCGCGGGCCGCCCGGAGGCGACGGCGCTCGTGGAGCGCGCGATCGACCTGTTCGCGGCCGAGATCGGGATGGACCCGGCCGAGGTCCGGCGCAAGAACTTCATCACCGAGTTCCCGCACCAGACCGTGATGGGCGCCAACTACGACTCGGGCGAGTACCACGCGGCGCTCGACAAGTGCCTGGCCAACGCGGGCTACGAGGCGCTGCGCGCCGACCAGGCGGCGCGCCGTGAGCGCGGCGACGTCCGGCAGCTCGGCCTCGGGCTGTGCTCCTACGTCGAGTGGACGGGCTTCGGCTCCGAGCTCGGCACGGTGACCGTCGAGGAGGACGGCACGGTGACGGTGCTCTCCGGCACCTCGTCGCACGGGCAGGGGCACGAGACGTCGTACGCGCAGCTCGTCGCGGGCACGCTCGGGATCCCGATGAAGGACATCAAGATCGTGCAGTCGGACACCGGGCGGGTGAAGACCGGCATGGGCACGGCGGGCTCGCGGTCGCTGCAGATCGGCGGCACCGCGGTGCAGAACGCGACCGACGACGTGCTCGACAAGGCCAAGCGGCTCGCCGCGCACCTGCTCGAGGCCGACGCGGGGGACATCCAGGTCGTCCACGGCGAGGGCCTGTCGGTGGCGGGCTCGCCGGCGTCGGCGATCGCCTGGGCCGAGCTCGCCCGCGCCGCCGCGGACCCGGCGCGCCGGCCCGAGGGCTTCGAGGACGGGTTGTCGGCCGAGAACACCTTCGCCACGCCGGACGCGACGTACCCGTACGGCACGCACCTCGCGGTCGTCGAGGTGGACACGGAGACCGGCATGGTCGACCTCGTCCGCCACATCACCGTCGACGACGCCGGCCGGATCGCGAACCCACTGCTCGTCGAGGGCCAGGTCCACGGCGGCATCGCGCAGGGCGTCGCCCAGGCGCTGTTCGAGGAGATCGCCTTCGACGAGGACGGCAACAACGTCACCGGCTCGCTGGCCAGCTACGCGATCCCGAGCGCCGGCGACCTGCCGACGTTCGAGACCGAGCGCACGCAGACGCCGACGCCCCGCAACCCGCTCGGGGCGAAGGGCATCGGCGAAGCCGGCGCGATCGGCGCGACGCCGGCCGTCTGGAACGCGGTGATCGACGCGCTGTCGCACCTGGGCGTGCGCAACATCGACATGCCCGCGACGCCACAGCGCGTCTGGACGGCGATCAGCGAGGCTGCAGCGTAA
- a CDS encoding GNAT family N-acetyltransferase, with protein sequence MDRVVLTTPTLDDEDEFLTANHLSRAFHRPWAYNPLTPDDYRSYVRALGPRKVGYFARRRSDRALLGWLNLSEIVRGNFHSAYLGYCGYAAHTGQGYMTEALALVLREAFVTQHLHRVEANIQPGNGPSIALVKRLGFELEGMSPRYLKIGGRWRDHERWALRAETWRGRHG encoded by the coding sequence ATGGACCGCGTGGTGCTCACGACTCCGACGCTCGACGACGAGGACGAGTTCCTCACCGCCAACCACCTCAGCCGCGCGTTCCACCGGCCGTGGGCGTACAACCCGCTGACGCCCGACGACTACCGCAGCTACGTCCGCGCCCTCGGCCCGCGCAAGGTCGGCTACTTCGCGCGCCGGCGCAGCGATCGCGCGCTCCTCGGCTGGTTGAACCTGTCCGAGATCGTGCGCGGCAACTTCCACAGCGCCTACCTCGGCTACTGCGGCTACGCCGCGCACACGGGCCAGGGCTACATGACCGAGGCGCTCGCGCTCGTGCTCCGCGAGGCGTTCGTCACCCAGCACCTGCACCGCGTGGAGGCGAACATCCAGCCGGGCAACGGGCCGTCGATCGCGCTCGTCAAGCGGCTCGGGTTCGAGCTCGAGGGGATGTCCCCGCGGTACCTGAAGATCGGTGGGCGCTGGCGCGATCATGAGCGCTGGGCGCTACGTGCGGAGACATGGCGCGGCCGTCACGGATAA
- a CDS encoding alpha/beta fold hydrolase, which produces MRSFRVATDRLEMQVHESGPEDGVPVVLLHGNLSTGRFYEHLFADAPERYRLIAPDMRGFGDTERAPLDATRGLRDWSDDTHALLRALGITAAPHLAGWSTGGAAIAHYALEHGPVASLTFIDPVSPYGFGGVGLDGTPHFDDFAGSGGGTGNPEFTARVAAGDRSAEGDTAPRNVMNTSYWRVGHREPPEREELLLGEILKSLTGDDGYPGDSGTSEHWPGVAPGTRGILNALSPKYCRWADIVDLDPKPPILWTHGAQDRVIADGSPWEMGTLGSAGAIPGWPGDEHFPPQPMVAQIRAVLDDYAALGGTVEATIYEESGHFPPIDAYERWSTQFWTFLEAA; this is translated from the coding sequence ATGCGCTCATTCCGTGTCGCAACGGACCGCCTCGAGATGCAGGTCCACGAGTCCGGGCCCGAGGACGGCGTCCCGGTCGTCCTCCTCCACGGCAACCTCTCGACCGGCCGCTTCTACGAGCACCTGTTCGCGGACGCGCCGGAGCGCTACCGGCTGATCGCGCCCGACATGCGCGGGTTCGGGGACACCGAGCGGGCGCCGCTGGACGCCACGCGCGGCCTGCGCGACTGGTCCGACGACACGCACGCGCTGCTGCGCGCGCTGGGCATCACGGCCGCGCCGCACCTCGCCGGCTGGAGCACCGGCGGCGCGGCGATCGCGCACTACGCGCTCGAGCACGGTCCGGTCGCGTCGCTGACGTTCATCGACCCGGTGAGCCCCTACGGGTTCGGCGGCGTCGGGCTCGACGGGACGCCGCACTTCGACGACTTCGCCGGCTCGGGCGGCGGCACCGGCAACCCGGAGTTCACCGCGCGGGTGGCCGCCGGCGACCGGTCGGCTGAGGGCGACACGGCCCCGCGCAACGTGATGAACACGTCGTACTGGCGCGTCGGGCACCGCGAGCCGCCGGAGCGCGAGGAGCTGCTGCTCGGCGAGATCCTCAAGTCGCTGACCGGGGACGACGGCTACCCCGGGGACTCGGGCACGTCCGAGCACTGGCCGGGCGTCGCACCGGGCACGCGCGGCATCCTCAACGCCCTCTCCCCCAAGTACTGCCGCTGGGCGGACATCGTCGACCTCGACCCCAAGCCGCCGATCCTGTGGACGCACGGCGCGCAGGACCGCGTCATCGCCGACGGCTCGCCGTGGGAGATGGGCACGCTCGGCTCGGCGGGCGCGATCCCCGGCTGGCCCGGCGACGAGCACTTCCCGCCGCAGCCGATGGTCGCCCAGATCCGTGCCGTGCTCGACGACTACGCGGCGCTCGGCGGGACCGTGGAGGCGACCATCTACGAGGAGTCCGGCCACTTCCCGCCGATCGACGCCTACGAACGCTGGAGCACGCAGTTCTGGACCTTCTTGGAGGCGGCATGA
- a CDS encoding alpha/beta fold hydrolase, translated as MIPGLFVAEHELEVPLDHARPDGETITVFAREVADPDGRDRPWLVYLQGGPGFESPRPTGSPRGPGWLDRALEEFRVLLLDQRGTGRSTPVSGLESAEYLTHFRADSIVRDCEHLRTALGSEPWTVLGQSFGGITALTYLSFAPQGLREAIITGGVPGIGVHVDEIFGATWQRIMERSRRYYERYPEDRARMRALLETEGERIRSVGNWLGMSDGFERVHHLLELPAGSPAFRADARDILGIERNPIYGLLHEACWADGFATHWSAQRTRPEMPPEYFTSEHILPWMFEGSLAQTAETLAHHEWPRLFDEDVLSANEVPVAAAVYTEDLYVDFRFSEQTVRRFPNFTPWITNEYEHNGLRVDGGRILGRLLDLARGRA; from the coding sequence ATGATCCCCGGGTTGTTCGTCGCCGAGCACGAGCTCGAGGTCCCACTCGACCACGCCCGGCCCGACGGCGAGACGATCACCGTCTTCGCACGCGAGGTCGCCGACCCTGACGGGCGCGACCGGCCGTGGCTGGTCTATCTGCAGGGCGGCCCCGGGTTCGAGTCCCCGCGGCCGACCGGCAGCCCGCGCGGCCCGGGCTGGCTGGACCGGGCGCTCGAGGAGTTCCGCGTGCTGCTGCTCGACCAGCGCGGCACGGGACGGTCCACGCCGGTGAGCGGCCTCGAGTCGGCGGAGTACCTGACGCACTTCCGCGCCGACAGCATCGTCCGCGACTGCGAGCACCTGCGCACCGCGCTCGGCTCGGAGCCGTGGACCGTGCTCGGCCAGAGCTTCGGCGGAATCACCGCGCTCACGTACCTCTCGTTCGCGCCCCAGGGCCTGCGCGAGGCGATCATCACGGGTGGCGTGCCCGGCATCGGCGTCCACGTCGACGAGATCTTCGGCGCCACCTGGCAGCGGATCATGGAGCGCAGCCGCCGCTACTACGAGCGCTATCCCGAGGACCGCGCGCGGATGCGCGCGCTCCTGGAGACGGAGGGTGAGCGCATCCGCAGCGTCGGCAACTGGCTCGGCATGAGCGACGGCTTCGAGCGCGTGCACCACCTGCTGGAGCTGCCGGCGGGCTCCCCCGCCTTCCGCGCCGACGCGCGGGACATCCTCGGGATCGAGCGCAACCCGATCTACGGGCTGCTGCACGAGGCCTGCTGGGCCGACGGCTTCGCCACCCACTGGTCGGCGCAGCGCACCCGGCCGGAGATGCCGCCCGAGTACTTCACGTCCGAGCACATCCTGCCGTGGATGTTCGAGGGCTCGCTCGCGCAGACGGCCGAGACGCTCGCCCACCACGAGTGGCCGCGGCTGTTCGACGAGGACGTGCTGAGCGCCAACGAGGTGCCGGTCGCCGCGGCGGTCTACACCGAGGACCTGTACGTCGACTTCCGGTTCTCCGAGCAGACCGTCCGCCGCTTCCCGAACTTCACCCCCTGGATCACCAACGAGTACGAGCACAACGGGCTGCGCGTCGACGGCGGGCGGATCCTCGGCCGGCTGCTCGACCTCGCCCGTGGCCGCGCCTGA
- a CDS encoding J domain-containing protein encodes MAAPDPRDRLAELEVEHATLLSELEAFHAEYLRRVGVIDVQVQELQARLARAKPRPEGSLRSDPSPRGLRVPRAEGTRTAPMAAVPAPAASPPSEDLKTLFRDAAKRMHPDLQPDAAGRGHAEAFMKQLNQAYAAGDADAIGNLVRQWETSPYALTSPAGAAAPALAAAVEHAEHRLAQTRASQLAQLMEQTFLASMQGRDLLQELRWNAEEELANARLRAAALDS; translated from the coding sequence GTGGCCGCGCCTGACCCCCGCGACCGGCTCGCGGAGCTCGAGGTCGAGCACGCGACGCTGCTGAGCGAGCTGGAGGCGTTCCACGCCGAGTACCTGCGCCGCGTCGGCGTGATCGACGTGCAGGTACAGGAGCTGCAGGCGCGGCTGGCACGGGCGAAGCCTCGCCCAGAGGGCTCGCTTCGCTCGGACCCCTCGCCCAGGGGGCTCCGGGTCCCGCGGGCAGAAGGGACGAGGACCGCCCCGATGGCGGCCGTGCCCGCGCCGGCCGCATCGCCGCCGAGCGAGGACCTCAAGACGCTGTTCCGCGACGCCGCGAAGCGCATGCACCCCGACCTGCAGCCCGACGCCGCCGGCCGCGGGCACGCGGAGGCGTTCATGAAGCAGCTCAACCAGGCCTACGCGGCCGGCGATGCGGACGCGATCGGCAACCTCGTGCGCCAGTGGGAGACGTCGCCGTACGCGCTGACGAGTCCGGCGGGCGCCGCCGCGCCCGCGCTCGCGGCGGCCGTCGAGCACGCCGAGCACCGGCTGGCGCAAACGCGCGCCTCGCAGCTCGCCCAGCTGATGGAGCAGACCTTCCTGGCCTCGATGCAGGGCCGTGACCTGCTGCAGGAGCTGCGCTGGAACGCGGAGGAAGAACTCGCGAACGCGCGTCTGCGCGCGGCCGCCCTCGACAGCTGA
- a CDS encoding bifunctional diguanylate cyclase/phosphodiesterase, producing the protein MFVLIAGTTAWLWRGQVKRQNDQAFSAQAASIGASVTTAVRRMDDLTLAARTLLGSRPEMTDAEFKRWYRSMGVDQRFAGVAGFSYVELVRERRADIYPEGDRPYYCLPKLSVAGPGMAETMTELTVPGLDLCQLTKLLGETRDSGEFSAFVVKSSHGHEMFEVIAPVYEGGGVPYGPESRRAHATGWIIGLFDAEPILESAIARVDGVAVSLEREQAAVPEYRIPTGAGAAFRTLSETMHSSSVAQVGKAATAGDPITRRESVEADGRWTVTIAGAEPDGIGDPETQGAVVLVVGLALGLLTFLLVQVLVRGRAHALRMVEEKTGQLRHQALHDALTGLPNRALIMDRTEQMLRHARRSGVDVSAMFIDLDGFKGVNDTFGHPVGDELLCVVATRIKNVLRETDTIGRLGGDEFVVLVEGGAEKIAERIVDVLREPFAIGTGSPVTITASVGIATGDREAAKDLLRDADIALYEAKGAGRNRYAEFRHEMHIAAHERLELESDLRGAARRGELFLVYQPILELANGEVKAAEALLRWQHPTRGLIPPTEFIALAEESGVIVEVGAWVLDTACEQAAQWAQAGMPTRVSVNVSARQLDDPTLVNTVHQALVRSGLDPDLLTLEITETALMRDAESAAQVLHELRRFGLRIAIDDFGTGYSSLAYLQQFPVTALKIDRTFIAASEQNDPLISTLVALGRSLGLVTIAEGVEEERQLERLRELGCDRAQGYLFAPPLEAAALERFLADHGALV; encoded by the coding sequence GTGTTCGTCCTGATCGCGGGCACGACGGCGTGGCTGTGGCGGGGGCAGGTCAAGCGCCAGAACGACCAGGCCTTCAGCGCCCAGGCCGCGTCGATCGGCGCGTCGGTGACCACGGCCGTGCGCCGGATGGACGACCTCACGCTCGCCGCGCGCACGCTGCTCGGCTCGCGCCCGGAGATGACCGACGCCGAGTTCAAGCGCTGGTACCGCTCGATGGGCGTCGACCAGCGGTTCGCGGGCGTGGCGGGCTTCAGCTACGTCGAGCTGGTGCGCGAGCGGCGCGCCGACATCTACCCCGAAGGCGACCGCCCCTACTACTGCCTGCCGAAGCTCAGCGTCGCCGGTCCCGGCATGGCGGAGACCATGACCGAGCTTACGGTGCCCGGGCTGGACCTCTGCCAGCTCACCAAGCTCCTCGGCGAGACGCGCGACTCGGGCGAGTTCAGCGCGTTCGTCGTCAAGTCCAGCCACGGACACGAGATGTTCGAGGTGATCGCCCCGGTCTACGAGGGCGGCGGCGTCCCGTACGGGCCCGAGTCGCGCCGCGCGCACGCGACCGGCTGGATCATCGGCCTGTTCGACGCCGAGCCGATCCTGGAGTCCGCGATCGCGCGGGTCGACGGCGTCGCCGTGAGCCTCGAGCGCGAGCAGGCGGCGGTGCCCGAGTACCGGATCCCGACCGGCGCCGGCGCGGCCTTCCGCACGCTCTCGGAGACGATGCACAGCAGCTCGGTCGCCCAGGTCGGCAAGGCGGCGACGGCCGGCGACCCGATCACGCGCCGCGAGTCCGTCGAGGCCGACGGCCGTTGGACGGTCACGATCGCCGGCGCCGAGCCGGACGGGATCGGTGACCCGGAGACGCAGGGTGCGGTCGTGCTGGTCGTCGGGCTCGCGCTCGGCCTGCTCACGTTCCTGCTCGTCCAGGTGCTCGTCCGCGGCCGCGCCCACGCGCTCCGGATGGTCGAGGAGAAGACGGGTCAGCTGCGCCACCAGGCGCTGCACGACGCGCTCACCGGCCTGCCCAACCGCGCGCTGATCATGGACCGCACGGAGCAGATGCTCCGGCACGCCCGCCGGTCCGGCGTCGACGTGTCCGCGATGTTCATCGACCTCGACGGCTTCAAGGGCGTCAACGACACGTTCGGGCACCCGGTCGGCGACGAGCTGCTGTGCGTGGTGGCCACGCGGATCAAGAACGTGCTGCGCGAGACGGACACGATCGGCCGGCTCGGCGGCGACGAGTTCGTCGTGCTGGTCGAGGGCGGCGCGGAGAAGATCGCCGAGCGGATCGTCGACGTGCTGCGCGAGCCGTTCGCGATCGGCACCGGCAGCCCCGTCACCATCACCGCCAGCGTCGGGATCGCCACGGGCGACCGCGAGGCCGCCAAGGACCTCCTGCGCGACGCCGACATCGCGCTCTACGAGGCCAAGGGCGCCGGGCGCAACCGCTACGCCGAGTTCCGCCACGAGATGCACATCGCCGCGCACGAGCGGCTCGAGCTGGAGTCCGACCTGCGCGGCGCGGCCCGCCGCGGCGAGCTGTTCCTCGTCTACCAGCCGATCCTGGAGCTGGCGAACGGTGAGGTCAAGGCCGCGGAGGCGCTCCTGCGCTGGCAGCACCCGACGCGCGGGCTGATCCCGCCGACCGAGTTCATCGCGCTGGCCGAGGAGTCGGGCGTGATCGTCGAAGTCGGCGCATGGGTGCTGGACACCGCGTGCGAGCAGGCCGCGCAGTGGGCGCAGGCCGGCATGCCGACGCGCGTGTCGGTCAACGTGTCCGCCCGCCAGCTCGACGATCCCACGCTCGTGAACACGGTCCACCAGGCGCTCGTGCGCTCCGGGCTCGACCCCGACCTGCTGACGCTGGAGATCACCGAGACCGCGCTGATGCGCGACGCCGAGTCCGCCGCGCAGGTCCTGCACGAGCTGCGCCGCTTCGGCCTGCGGATCGCGATCGACGACTTCGGCACCGGCTACTCGTCGCTCGCCTACCTGCAGCAGTTCCCGGTCACCGCGCTCAAGATCGACCGGACGTTCATCGCCGCGAGCGAGCAGAACGACCCGCTGATCTCAACACTCGTCGCGCTCGGCCGCAGCCTCGGCCTGGTGACGATCGCCGAGGGCGTCGAGGAGGAACGCCAGCTGGAGCGCCTGCGCGAGCTCGGCTGCGACCGCGCCCAGGGCTATCTTTTCGCGCCGCCGCTCGAGGCCGCCGCGCTCGAGCGCTTCCTCGCCGACCACGGCGCGCTCGTGTAA